ATACTCTTTAGCCGTTGGCTTCGGGATAAGTGAGAATTTATGCGCCCTATATAAGCCGGCTGCCTCATAGCTTATATCTGTGGCAAAGATTTTGTATTCATGACTCTTATGCCTTGAATATTTATTGTGATATTTTAGTGACTTGATTATACCTTGTGCTACAATTCCACCGGCTGAGGTTACGACAACGTTAATGCTTTTCATTGAACTATAATATTCAGAAGATTACTCAGTTTAGTACCACAGGTTTGGTTAAATCATTATTTTCAACTAATTTGTGAGACCATTCATGCTCTACATGTTCAATCCCCATGTTAACAGCATAATCGATAATACATGATCTTAGTTTCAATGCATTTTTAGATTTTTGGACATTCTTTATTATATCCTTTACTTTCCTTTGTTCCTGTTTATAGTAAAATAAATCGCTTAATAGATCCTGTAATTGAGCTTTATTTTCGTATATTTCATTTCGCTTTAATATTAAGGGTTCAATTTTTTTCCTCAGTTCATCATTCTTTTGATTGATTTGAATAAAGAACTCTGTCATATTTGATATTCCGTTTTCCTCTAAATATCTTGAGGCTTCTCTTTGGGCGATTCCTGTAAAAACATCGGCACCTGCCCAGAGCATCATAGGGGGTAATTTTATTTGCAATTCATCAAAGACTCTCTTTCCTACTATTGTATATCCTATACTTCCACCAATACCTGAAATATATCCAGAAATTGCCAATTCTCTTGATAGCAGAAGTAAAATCGGGATGGCCCGTGGTGATACCATTTCAATCTTGTCCTCGGGGATTGATATCTTCCCATTCTTACCGATAGATAACGATAAATTTTTCTTGCAAGAGATGCATTTGCCGATTAACAAAATTTCTCCATTATCTTCCCTGCTTATTTTAGAGGAAGCCTTGCTGCCGCAATCACAGTGTAACCACAAAGGAGAATGTTTATTTAGGTTTGCGCTAACTCCTGTATATATTCCATGTTCCCTGAAATAGGATTCTGATTTCTCTAAGGAATTTAGATACCTTTCATTCTCGGATAAAAGGAAGTTATATCCCCTTTGAAATACTTGGGACAGATCTGATAAATTTACAAATAATGTTTTATAATTCCAAAAATTATTAACAATTTTAGACATGATAATTGAATTGAATTCAGAGTAGTTATCAGATAATAAAAATGCCTCTTCAACTATACTCCAAAACTCTTTGAATCGTTCATAAAGAGACTTAACTTCAGACTTTGATAAATCCTTGTTATTTTTTATCCAATTATATATTTGGTTTTCCCAATAATTTACCAGGGAGCGAGTTGGGGACTCAGTCATGCTAGAGATTTTCCATCTTTTTGAATCATTGATTGGATATCTTAGATCAAGTACTCCAGTGGTATTTCTTATACTAGGTAGTTTGGCCACATGCATCCATTTATCATCCATAAAATCGTGATCAACTATTAGAAACAGGGGAACAATAGTATCGTTGTTCCTGATGGAACGATTTGCCAATGTCTCCAATAATACTATTTTCTTAAAAACCCCACTAAATGCGAATAAATTGGGTTGATGAATTCCGACGATTATTTTTGATCTTTTATTGGTCAGAGAATCAATTTGGTTTCTGGTTTTTTCATTTAGAGTTCCTGCCTTTGTATGAAAATTTGTTACAACCTTTTTAAGAAGTTCTCGGTTTGAACCAACAAATTCATCTGTTTCAGGTAAGGGATTCTTGTTCAAAATATCAACAGCATCCTCGAACTTTGACGGAATGGATTGTACAAATCTGCTAATATCTGAATCAGATGAGTTCAGATATCTGGAGAATATTGCACTTAATTTACTGTCACCGTCAATAGTGGCTACCGTATTGCTTCCCAAACCTCTTAATCACTATTATCTATTTAAGTTTCTTTTTAACTATATCTTATTTCTCTTCTATAAGATTTATCAAATCATTTATTCTATTAAAATTCCCTATATCATTAATTGCATGTGCGTCACTGCCGAGATGGAATTCTACGCCACATTCTTTAAAAATTTTCAAAAATTCCTTGGGTGGACGTATGTATTTTGAGTTAATTTCTATTTTTTTCCCGTTAGCAACGATCAAATCTCCTAAATTTTTTATTTCTCTATCA
This Candidatus Nitrosocosmicus oleophilus DNA region includes the following protein-coding sequences:
- the bshC gene encoding bacillithiol biosynthesis protein BshC gives rise to the protein MGSNTVATIDGDSKLSAIFSRYLNSSDSDISRFVQSIPSKFEDAVDILNKNPLPETDEFVGSNRELLKKVVTNFHTKAGTLNEKTRNQIDSLTNKRSKIIVGIHQPNLFAFSGVFKKIVLLETLANRSIRNNDTIVPLFLIVDHDFMDDKWMHVAKLPSIRNTTGVLDLRYPINDSKRWKISSMTESPTRSLVNYWENQIYNWIKNNKDLSKSEVKSLYERFKEFWSIVEEAFLLSDNYSEFNSIIMSKIVNNFWNYKTLFVNLSDLSQVFQRGYNFLLSENERYLNSLEKSESYFREHGIYTGVSANLNKHSPLWLHCDCGSKASSKISREDNGEILLIGKCISCKKNLSLSIGKNGKISIPEDKIEMVSPRAIPILLLLSRELAISGYISGIGGSIGYTIVGKRVFDELQIKLPPMMLWAGADVFTGIAQREASRYLEENGISNMTEFFIQINQKNDELRKKIEPLILKRNEIYENKAQLQDLLSDLFYYKQEQRKVKDIIKNVQKSKNALKLRSCIIDYAVNMGIEHVEHEWSHKLVENNDLTKPVVLN